The Chordicoccus furentiruminis DNA window CAGACCCTGGGGAAGTATTTCTCTTTAATCCGCTATATGTCCTTTCGACCGGATCACGTCAATCCCTCCTGAACAAATCCCTTGTGTAGACCTTCTCTTCTACATCATCAAGCACACTATCATACCGATTCGCGATGATGGCATCTGATCCGCTCTTGAACTTTTCGATGTCGTTAACCACCAGGCTTCCGAAGAACGTTGTTCCGTCCGGTAATGTCGGCTCATAGATGATAACGGTTGCACCCTTCGCTTTCAGTCTCTTCATCACGCCCTGAATCGAACTCTGCCGGAAGTTATCGCTATTGGCTTTCATCGTCAACCGATAAACTCCGATTGAACAAAATCGCTGCGCGATGGCCTGCCTGGGCTGTGGCGCAGTTTTACGTTATTGACTAACAAAAAAGCAGTGGAAATGCTTTTCGTAATTCGGTATTGTTAAGTTACCACACAAAACAACTGAATACGGAAAGCCCCACTGCCTATGAAAACAATAGCATTTACAGGCGTCTTCCGCAATCGGAATTATGATGCCAACGCACCTCCTGATAGGTAGTTGTATCTGAAGACACTACTATCAAGGAGGTTTTTATGTACGAAGATATTTTTACCCCGATCCGTAATGAAGCTCAAAAGCGGAACTTAAAAGAAAGTACTATCAACGCTTACTGCAATTCCGTAGACTACTTCCTGCGCACTATAAACAAAGATGTTTCTGCCCTCACAACAGATGACGTTGATGCATTCCTGACAGAAAAGCGGCTCAGCGGATTGGCGCCTCGGACTTATAATCATTATCATTCCTCAATCCGATTTTTCTATAAACGGATCCTGAAGATGAACTGGGACGATGAAGACATTCCCAGGATGAAGCTTGACCGCTCATTGCCTACTGTTCTTTCAAGGGATGAAATACAGAGCATTATTGATCATACGCCCAACCTTAAACACAAAGCGATTATTGCCACCATGTATTCTTCCGGCCTGAGAGTGTCTGAAGTCGTACATCTTCATTATGACGATATATCCCGAGCTAACAGAACCATTCATGTCCGCGAAAGCAAGAGCCGACGGGACCGATATACGATTCTTTCTGATCGCAACCTTGATTTACTGACCGAATACTGGTTTAAGTGTGGCAAGCCCAGAGACATTCTTTTCCCAAGCTCATGGACCGGAACTTATCTTGACAAGAACAGCATCAATCAGTATTTCAAGAAAAGTGCAGAAAGAGCCGGTATTACTAAAAAGGTCACCAGTCATTGCTGCCGCCACAGCTTTGCCAGTCATCTGTTTGAGGATGGTGTTGACATTAAATACATTCAGGCATTGCTTGGACATGTGGATCCAAAATCGACAGAAGTCTATATCCATGTCAGCAACAAGAGCCTTCTTGGGATCCGCAGCCCTTACGATCTGCATAAAGGCGGTGAAGCATGAGTACTGAATGTACAATCCAGGATGTCTTTAACCGTTTTTACCCTGATTACGTGAAAACACATGAACTCTCTGCGGCTCAACGAAAAGTGGCTTATCATATCAGGAACTGTAAAACCGGTGCATTCGGTATCAATATCAGTGTCTGCGAAGACTGCGGCTGCATTTCGGTCCACTACAATTCCTGCCGTGACCGATGCTGTCCCATGTGCCAGGAGTTCCCAAAGGAAAAGTGGGTGGATGCCCGTCGGGAAGATGTACTGGATGCGCCATACTTCCATGTGGTCTTCACTGTCCCGGAGGAGTTGAATCCTGTCATCTACAGCAACCAGAAACTCCTGTATGATGCCCTTTATCATGCTTCATCCGATACACTGCGGGAACTGGCTTCCGACAGCAAATATCTTGGTGCTGACATTGGTTATATTTGCATCCTCCATACATGGGGGAGTGAGATGAACTTCCATCCGCATATCCATGCCGTTGTGCTGGGCGGCGGTCTCGACCCCAAAAACCAGTGGAAAGATACCGGAGAAGAGTTCTTCCTTCCCATCCGGGTTGTTTCACGCCTATTCCGCGGCAAGTATCTTGCGGAGCTGAAACACCTTTGGGAAGACGGAAAGCTTGAATTCCACGGCAGCGCAGAGTGCTTCAAAAACCACTATGCGTTCAAGGATCTGCTGGACTCCTGTTATAAAAAAGAGTGGATCCCTTACTGCAAGAAACCGTTTGATGGCGCTGAGTCCGTTATCAAATATCTCGGGAAGTATACCCACCGGATCGCGATCAGCAACTATCGTATTAAAAGCATGACGGACAGCACTGTCACCTTTACTGCAAAAGATTACAAAAACCAGGGACAATGGAAAGAAGTCACCATCACCGGTGAAGAATTCATGCGCCGGTTTCTGATGCATGTCCCGCCCAAAAGGTTCGTACGGATCAGGCACTATGGACTTCTTTCTTCACGGAACAAAAACCGGAAGATTACTCTTTGCCGGAATCTTCTTGGTGGTAAAAAATATCTGTCCCGATTGAAGAATCTGGATGGACCGGCAATCATCCGCCTTCTCTATAACAAGGATGTCTGTAAATGCTCGTCCTGTGGCGGAAGGATCATTCCGATAGGTGCTGATCCATCTTTGTTCCGGCCAGAGCCACATCTGCTCTGTTGATTTCTTAAAAATGAATACGGATTCTGTGAAGCCTTTTAAAGGCTTATTTCTGATGCGATCATCGTGGTTTTCTTGTACAAAACAGTACATTTATCAGAGGATCCATGCTACACTCTGAGCAAAAGCGGTCTGATTGAAAGTCCATATATACAGGCAACCCGGACGCGCTTTGTTCAACCAGGAAAAATCGAAATTGTTGCAAACGAAAGGGCAGTTATCGGAAAGCGCAATGCTGCTTTTTCGTTTGCACCACCTTCGATTCTTTCCTTAACGATTGCAATTGGTCTTTCCTTCTCCGCATTCCACATGGAATTCTGAGAATAACCATAATAACCTGCCTTGAATAGCACCCTATCCGCAATATGATCTTTCCTTGTCCTATTACTCTCAACAATCGCCTGGATAAGATTCTCCGGGACATCCTGGAAGTTGGCAAGAAGCTGCTTTGTGTCTTTCGGAAGGCAGTAACCACCATAACCGAAGGAGGGGTTGTTGTAATGGCTTCCGATTCTCGGATTCAGGCAAACACCATCGATGATGTCCTTAGTTTTCAATCCCTTCAGTTCTGCATAAGTGTCCAGCTCATTGAAGTAGGACACACGGAGGGCAAGATAAGTATTTGCAAAGAGTTTAACTGCTTAGCTGAGGATTAAGATAGTGCCTCTTCTATTTGTTCTGCCGTATCACCCACAACAATCTGCATATTGTCACCTTTGGTAATCACGCGGAGATAAAAGCCATGATTCTCGACTTTGAACAAATAATCCCTATCTCCCGGCGTGACCATCTTGAGAGTAAAACTTTTCTCTGGTTCATACAGCTTTTTGTTTATTGTATCGCCAATCGCATCAGCAGTTCTTCCTATTGATTCTTGAAACAATCGAGCTTGATTACAATACATATCGTACTGACATATTGCCCTTACAGAGGTTCCGGCTGTATTCAAACCGAGGTTAGCTCCCATATATACACGACCATCTTGAAGATCTACCATCGTATTGACATTTGCCTTGCGCAGTCGCTTATAATCCTCATCAGTCACATTTTCTGTAAGCGAGACAAAGCCTTTAATTCGCCTTGTTTCCATAGTATCTGGCCAGTTATTAACAAGGATTCTTACCAGTTCTTGTTCAGTCCACACAGATGATATATGTGGTCTAATCTGTAGGAAATACATCATATCATCGTGAACCTGATCTACATATGCGATAAGCAGGTATTCAGATCTTTCCATAAATCTGGGATCCTTGTCGTAAACCTTGGTGCTCAGGTGGAAATGAAATAATCCCCAGTCAAAGATCATCTTGTCTTTAAATGCCACGTCCACGATTGAGCGAGACATAAACGGAAGCAGATGATCGCCCTTCTCCACAACCGTTTTGAAGTACTCATATCCTGCCTTAGCATTATCTGGAATAACAAGCTCCTTGGAAACAAGTACTTTCCTCGGTTTGGGTTCCAATAATCTAAGCTGCATATTACAGTACTGATATAGTGCTCGATCCAGATTAACGTTTTCAAAATGAGCGGTATTGAGAACGTTGTATGCCCACTGATTTAGATCTTCTCGAAGATCAAGTTCTATTGTGTATTCCGTACCTTTGTAAATCAATTCGTGTCACCAACTTACATATTACCCATTATTTTATGATATGGTCGCCAAAAGTCGTGAATTCCCGACTTAGCGATTAAACAAAGTTTTGTTCCTTGACAATTGAATACAGTTTATGAGTGGATTTGTTCTTTATCTGAGATTTCCTTCCAGTGCATGGGGGATTATCTCTGTTTCCTCAGGCTGTTTCCGCCTACAACGCCCTGCATTTTTCGAGCCCTCTCTCGTGGAGCAGCAATTTTGTAAAGTTAAGGGCAAACATCTTAAGACTGAAGAACACTTTTGTCTTCAGTCTGCCTCTGACGGGCATGCTGTCTACCCGATATTTTCTTCTCAGAACAGAGGGTACGGTCTCAACACCGTTCCGGATTCGCCCAATCAACTTCACGGTCTCGTCATCTTTTCGGCGGATGGCTTCTTCTGTATGAGCCAGCGCACCAAGGGAAATGATGAGCACTGCTGTACGTGTTTTGATCTTTACGTTGCATTCTTTACGATGGGGGCAGTTTTCACAACAGCAGCGTGGAAAGGCTGCGCGGATTGAATTGGTCTGCCGGATATAGGAACTGCTCCTTGGCGCATGCCCTTCAGGACATTCAGCGACTGTTTGCCCATCTTCGGAAAGTTTGAACAGTGTCAGGATTTCCCGCGGCTTTCTGCCACGAAGGCCGGTGGTGAGCAGCCCGATGTTTTTCTCGGCCGCCTGAGCAGCCAGCTCCTCACTGGCATACGCGCCATCTGCAATGAGTGCCGTCGTCTCTTCGGAAGGCTCCGCGTTTTCGATGGTCTCCCTGAGATAATCCACATCACTTCGTGTGTTGCTATCGTATTGGTAATCCGTCACAAGGGAGCCGTTCGCATCAACAGTCTCTGTGATGTTTGCCGAATAGCCGCGATGTGCTTTTCCTGCCTTCATCCGGTAGGTAGCATCAGGATCTGCAGGGTTCTGCAGGGAAGAGGAATCCATGCCATCTCCTTTCCCTTTGGGAACGATATGGCCGTCATCGTCCTTTTTCGTCTGCTCCTGGATCGCCCGCTCCAAAAGCTGATAGTCTTCGGAGTCCGCATAATCCTCGGCACATTTCGGAAGCAGAGACGCGGCGTCATCGATGACCTTCTGCAGCCGTTCCGCCTGCGGGATGTCCTGATCATGATATATAACGCGATTTCTGTCATTCGGATCCGCGTAGTGCTCCAGGCCTTCGAGCAATTCGACCTTGCCGTCCCGGTGCAGTTCTTTTACAAGGTTGGAAATGCAGGTATACAGTAGTTCCAGGCGGCCCATCTTCCGGATGTTGGACTCGATCATCATGCTGTCCATCCGTTTGATGGAAGGAGATAGTTCCATGTATTTCCGCATGCTTTCCGCCATCTCGACGAAGCACTGATGAAGAAGATCTTCTCCGGTGGTAAGCTCATAAGCGGCAAGCCTTGAGCGGAAACGGCTCAGAGTCCGCTCGCTGACAGGCTGATCTTCAAAACTGGTCGTATGAAGAACATACTGATAGCGGAAATCAAACTCGCACGCTTCCGTGATCCCTTCATCTGTAAGAGATGTGAAGTCCTTCAGGATCAGAGCGCCAACGAAAACGTTGATCGGGGCGTTAGGCCGAGAGTTCGTCTTCTCACTGTAAAGCGGAGCAAAAATATGCTCATTGATCCGTGTAAAGACATGATCTGAAAATGCCTGTGCTCAGGATTTTTCCAACATCTGCTGCTTCCTCTTGGAAAGAAAAGCAAGCTTGTCAAAAAGGGAAATCTGCTGAGCGTAATTCGGCCCGAAGGACATATGGGCACCTCACAAATGAAAGTAGAATAGATAATTCTATTATACTATCGTGAGGGGTGAAAAACCGCATAAATACAGCAAAAAGTCGACTTTTTGCAAGTCATGAACTGTATTCAGTTGTCAAGGACCAGGATTATCAGGTACTTGCAATTGACGCCGAGATTGATACTTTTGGCGTCACAATCATTTTATCATTTGAACCCTATAACAACAACCCTGCCCCTCACCGCCGATTCCTGCTTTCTGGCACTCCTAATATCACTTTCACACACTCTCTCAACGTTTCTCCTCAGATTGATTGATTTCCGGCAGAGCCCTCACCCGTCTCCCATACCTCTCACAAAACGCCACCGTACTCCTCGTCCCGCTGTTCCGCCCCGCATCTATCACGTACAGCTCGTCCGAAAGCGCCGCTATAATCCGATTTCGTCTCGGAAACAGATACTTTGCCGGCTTTGTCCCCGGCGCATATTCCGATACAATACAACCACTCTCAGCTATCGTATCATAGAGTGCCCTGTGCTCCGGCGGATAGCAGACCTCCGGACCGGTTCCCATCACGGCTATGGTATATCCGTTCTCCTTCAGCGCAGCCGTATGTGCATAAGCATCAATCCCCTTCGCCATACCGCTTATAACCGCGCGATGACCAATTGCCGCCTGACGGCCAAGGTGAATGGCCCGCTCCCGGCCTTCCCTCGAGCACATTCTCGCCCCTACAATGCCTACAGATCCGGAATACTCATTAATCCTCAGATTTCCTTTTACATACAAAAGAACCGGTATGTCAGCGATCCCGGCAAAACGTTTCGGATATGCTTCATTTTCTTTTATGATCAGACTGATCCCATATTTGTCGATTGTATTTAATACACTGAAGCATCATTTTTTACGTAATAGATCGACTCCGAGTGTATCCAGGATTGCTTGAGTCTTTTTCTGGATTGCGGAGATCCGGATTCCCTCTTTGTCGCCGGTGTCGACACGGTAGATATTCTTCGTCAGTTTCAGTACATCCTCCGCGGAATACCTGTCGTCCAGTTTCGTGTTCCTGACCGCGTTCAGAAGGCCGTAGTAATAGAGCAGGCTGACATGGTTCAGGAACGCCCAGCCTCGGAAGTAATCATCCGTATGGGCATGGGATGCATTTGTTGATACGCTGTTTTTCAGGTAGTCGAAGCACTGTTCGATGTCCCAGCGTTCCTTATAGTCGAGATAAATCTCCCTCGGCTCGACATCGAGGTTGCTACAGAAGGAGAAATAGCCCATGCGTACTTCATTCACGACGTCCTTCGGCCGACGTTCTTCTTCGCCATAATCTTTCTCTGCCCGCTCCACGAAGTGACCGACCAGTTCCGCCCGTCTGGAATCATCGCGAAACGTGTAGATGAAGTTACCGCGATTCCCGCTCCTGCGCTTCCGGCACCAGACGGCGCGTTTGTTGTAAGAAAAGACATTGTCCCACTTACCGTCGCTTGGATTCTGGTAGAACTCCGGCTCGACATTAACGGTGTTTTCCTGTAGTGGAAGAATGTAACGCATGCCCGCATTCAGAAGGGCAGACACGTTCGGCTTGGAGTAGAAGCCTTTGTCCGCAATGATGATGCAGTCACTGCACCCAGCAGCGTTAACGGTATCCATGAAAGCACTCTTATCGACGATGGATCCCTGCACGACGCGGTAGAACACAGGCTTGTGGGAATCCTTTTCGAAGACATACAGAAGGCGCGCCTGAGGGTCGAGACTATGATCCGGGTTATACCCTTTCGCCGCGAGCGAATCGGCAGACTTTGTGAAGATGGAAGTCCCGTCGAAAAGGAGCGTTGTTCCCGGCATAACCTGGGATTTCATGAACGCGTCGATTCTGTCCTGTTTCGAACCAAGACCGGCAATGAACTTCCGGACGGAGCCTTCCGATATCGAGATGTCCCCGCAGATGTCGCTCATGTAGGAATCAAGGAACAGCGGCTGGATCATCTTTGCGGACGAGATCTTGTCCACAAGGCGAATCAGGGAGAGCGTACGGATCTCACGGAATGAATCAGGAAAGTATTTCCGGAGGCTGTCGCTGAGATCCGGCGTCAGCTGCTGCAGGACTTCGTACGCGCCATAATTCTTTACGGACGGAGCGACATCCGGCATAAGCCGCATTTCCTGCATGAGACGGAGACCATTGGTGTTCGGTATGAAGCCGTCCGCCTCGGTGATCTTGCCGATGCTCTTTCCTGTGACCTTCTGAGGCCTGCCCTTGGCGGCATCCCACTTGGAAGAAACCAGGTAAGTGTAATAATGCCCGCCGATAAAGCGGATCTCGACTGCTCCGAACTGGGTCGGCCGTCTGCTCTTGATTGATTCAGGAATGCTCATTGAAAGTCCTTTCTATTAACGTAACTTACGTAATAATTATACTTCTGATGAGCCGCTAAATCAAGTAAAAGTGAGGCTAAATATGTTGAAAACAGCGTATTTTCAAGGTGTCCGATGCTACCCGTAGCATGGGTGGATGCGTAAAACGGCTAATTAGCCGCATTTCTATTAACGTAAAATTTGAGGTTTCAGTGTTAATATCTCCTCCGCCCTACTCCTAAGTTCCGGCTTCTCTCTCTGTTCCAGAAAAGCTAGGAGCTGCCTATGTGCGACCGTTGACCTCTGTGATCTGTCCATTCCAGAATTATGATCTGAGACACTACTTCGAATACTCTTTTCATTTTTGGCAAGTATCTCAGCCTGGTCCAGTTCAAAGCAGATATCTATATTTCCACACACTGAAAGCAGCAGGTTCTGTCCGACAGGACCAAGCCCGCTTATCAGCGTAAGCATTACATAACGCAATAGTTTTCTCTCATCATTCTTATTCATGTGATCGCATACATCTGGCTGCTCGACACATCCAGATCCCGGCAGTGGAGCACGCGGATGATATCCTCCCTGCGGATCATCTCTGCTCCGTCAATATCTGCAGAAGTTCTTGCCAGTCTCAGCAGCTTATGAATTACCCTTGCACTGTAGCCGTATTTTTCACTTGCGGTTTTCAGGATTTCCGTACATTCCGCGTCCAGTTTACAGTATTTCTGAATCATCGAACTCGTCATCTGAGCATTGCAGCTGACCTCTTTGTCATTCCGAAAGCGCTCCTGCTGAATCTTTCTTGCACGTTCCACTTTTTCCCTCAGTTCCTTCGAGGAACAGGAGCTCCTCTTTTCGCTCAGCTCAAAATAGTCCACATGGACAACACTCTTCTGAATATCGATTCGTTCCAGAATCGGTCCGGATATCTTGCTCCGATAATGCAGGATTTCATAGTCAGAGCACCTGCACCGTTTCGATGGATAATACCCGCAGGGGCATGGATTCATTGCAGCTACAAGCATGAAATTCGCCGGATAGGAATTTGTCCCATTCACTCGTGAGATCGTTACACGTTTATCCTCCATGGGTTGGCGCAGGGCATCCAGGGTTCCCCTGGAGAATTCAGCAATTTCATCCAGAAACAACACCCCGTTATGCGCCAGTGAGACCTCCCCGGGCTGCGCATAACTGCCGCCGCCAATCAGGGCATTGAGTGACACATTGTGATGCGGTGCACGAAACGGACGTTCCCGGATGAGACCGTCACCAGCTTCCAGAAGGCCGGAAATACTATGGATTTTCGTCACTTCCAGCGACTCCTTCTCGGACATTTCCGGAAGAATGGTTGGTATGCGTTGTGCAATCATCGTCTTCCCGCATCCCGGTTCCCCAATCATCAGGATGTTGTGGCCGCCCGCCGCACCGAGGACAATCGCTTCGATCAGATCATCCTGCCCTCTGACATCCGAGAAGTCCAGTCCATGCCTTTCCGCCAGAGAGCCTGCAGATGCAGACTGATCTGTTCTCATGATCTGATCCTCTGATGCTGTTTCTTTGTATAAATCCAGCTTTCCCGCAAGAAACCGCACTGTGTCCGGAAGCGTTTTGACAGGGCAGATCCGGATTCCCGAAACGGATGAAGCCTCCTCCCTGTTATCAAATGGCACAACCACTGCCTTCACACCACATTTCTTTGCTTCTGTAACCATAGACAGCACGCCATTGCAGGGACGGATTCTCCCGTCAAGTGCCAGCTCTCCGATAAAGGCATAATCTGCCAGATTCTTCGGGGCTATCTGGTCCGTCTGAAAGAGCAGCGCTATGGTCATTCCCAGATCAAAGTGCGAACCTCTTTTCTTTTTGTTGCCCGGTGCCAGGCTGATAATCACTTTATCTTTTGGAATATCATAACCACAGGTTTCAATGGCAGCCTGAATGCGCTCGCCGGCCTCTTTGATCGCCTGGTCCGGAAGACCGATCACCGATAACATCTGCTGCTGACCCTTAAGCGTAGAGACCTCGATCTCCACCATAAAGCCGTCTACTCCTGCGGTTGCCATGCTCTTCACTACAGTCGCCATGGATCCCCCTCTCTGATCATGAGTTCTGCTGATGCCTTAACAATGACTATGCTTGAATATTACTTGACTTATGTCCATTACCACGGAAGCCACATCTCATCTTCCTTCATATCCTTTTGAATCAGCATCTCCTGTTCCGCATGCGAAATTTTCCCCTCTACAAACATGCGATACTGCTCTCTCGGATTATTGTGAAAAGAAGCCAACACTCGTGACGTATCTACCAGATCCCTTAGCAATTTATCAACTGTTCCCCCTTTATCCTTTTCACAATTGACAAACAATCCGTAACTGCTGTAAGCATAGGTCAGGGGCTCCCTTACCATCCTTGCCTTTACCGGATTTAAATGAATGTACCTGCTGACTTCAAGAAAATATCTGGCATCCTCAATTGTGCAAGCCGTATACCTTCCCTCGAATAAGTGGCCACTATATGAATACCGATGATTGAACTCCGATGCATAAAGGCTCAACAGTTTCTGCATAATTTTCCAGATCTCGTCATTGGCTGTTTCAATCAGCATGTGAAAATGGTTTGTCATCAGGCACACACTGTGCAGCTTGAACGGGAAAAGGCCTTGTACCAGTTCTATATATTCCAAAAACGTCACATAATCATACTTTTCCTTAAAAATAGCATTTCTCCTGTTCCCCCGGCTCATCACATGATAAGTTGCTCCTGGATACCACTGTCTTTTCTTTCGTGCCAATCGTTGCACCTCCGATTTGTGCCAAGCAATATATACTAATATACGGATTTCATGATGTTTTAAGACTTAAAGTCAGGTTCGAAAATCACTTCATTTTCTTCTTATTCCGAAGGTACGAAAAACCTTCTGAAGTCTGCTTTAGCAGCTGGAGTCACAATTACTTTTAATTCTTCATCCCACGAACTGCCCCAAAAGTTCGTCAATGACCAGATCTGCTTCTTCGCCTATCCCTGCATCTGCCTGAGCAACAGAATGATCAATATGCCTCCAGAGTTGCTCTTCTGATTTAATTTCTAATGGACCGGATAATTCATTATTCACCAGACAACCTCGAAATTCCACTGTTGTATTTTATTTCTGCTCTTCTACCTTGAACTGTTCGCTTAAAGCTTCCGCATATCCCAAAAGTCTCTGCTGCAGTCTCGCATCCAGCGAATTATAAGATGTAAGTAATCTTCCGCTGTCCGTCTCCGCATCAACGACATGCCATTTTTGAGGGTTGCCCCTAGTTCCCTGAGCCTCTATTCCAGATAACAGCCATTCCGGGGTCACATCCAGTGTTCGGCATATAATCATGATCTTTTCAGCTGTCGGATTAGTTCTTTTCTTTCTCCAGTCACTGATTGTTGATTCCGGTATTCCGGTTTTTTGGGAAAACTCTTTCTGCGTCATCTGCGACTCTTCAAGTTTTTGAAAGATCCTGTCTCTGATCAACATGGTGTATTACGCCCTTCCAAAATATATACTATTATACGGATTATAGGTGCAAACTAAGAATGTGTCAACCCTGTTCATGGTACTGATGTAAGAGTCGTAACATTTTCTTAATGGGGTCAGGCCCCTATGTTCGCTCTATGTTCGCTCTACACGCTGCCACAATATGCAGGATGTGCTTCGCCCGTTTCAGATGCAGTTTATACAAATCCTCCGAGGATATTGTTGCCGGTGCGCCGTAATCGGAGTTGTATGCATTGGAGGGCCTGCGCCGAAGATTAGGGGCTGCGCAGCTAATCACATCTACTGTTACCCAGTTCTTTTCCTCCATCCGTTCTGGCCATGCTTCGTCGGTCTTACAGATCACCACGCCCGGAGAATAGATGCAGGCATCCGTGTGAAGATTATCATGCGCATCTCGGTTTTTCTGATAATAACTCTGCCATAGCCAATTCTGTGTCAGTGTAGGATACAAGGTTGAACACCGGCAAAGGCTCTCCTCCTGAGCCGAACTACCGGTTCTCACACCACCGCCCGGATTTGTGGCTGAAGCAAAATTCAGGACTGCAATCTTCCATTCAGGATGCTCTGCATGAATCTTCATTGCTGCCTCAAAGGACTTATGCTTCGTGACGATTATTGATCCATTTGTCACTGCATCATTAGGAATATCCGGATAATCTTCCGCTTCATAAAGTTTTGTGGAAGTTCTTGCTGTCTGTACTGCTTTTGAAAGCTGTGGATTCTGCGTATAGAAACGCTGTGTATCCTCAAATACATCAATAAGCCGTTGCCGCCTGTCCATTTTTGCACTCTCCCTCACATTTATGCCAACATCATCACATCATGAAATAAGATTCGTAACTTGCTGTTTTGTTTCTCCGTGTGCCAGTGTCCGCAGTAGAACGCATTGTATTCGGCTGCATCTACGATTTCCTGCAGAAAGTGTTCCATCGTATTATCCACACCACTTTGATTTATGCCTGGCAGGAAGCACTCCACTGGACGCTGATCATATGGGCAAGTATGTGCCAGAATGATATCTTCGCGGTTGCCGTGGTCAAGCACTTTCTGTCGAATCACATCCATCTCCGCCGCCGTCAGTTGTTCGTCCGAAAACCAGTGATAACCCATCTGCAGCCGATATGGCTTGTCCACGGAGTACGCGCCACCTATGGCAAGGAAATCTCGCCCGTTGATATGATACCGCGCTCCGTCCTCTGCCATAATGAAACGAGGATAGATGTCTTCCACATAGGCAATATCGCCCATCCACTGGATTGGATGATATAATTCCGCCACCTCCGGGCTTGTAGGCCGCAGTTCATGATTTCCATGGATACAAAGGATCGTGGCCGGGATCATCGCCAGTTCATCTTTATCCCGCTGATCTCTCCAGTCACCAAAATAATTGATTCCAACGTCGCCGAGGATTATAAGGAGATCACGGTCAGTAATGCTGTGTCGTATTGATTGGGTGATCAGGTCTCTGAAATCTGCATGCGTATCGCCAGTCAGATAAATATGTTCAAACTCCTGCATAGTTCTTTTTGATCTCCTCCCAGAAATC harbors:
- a CDS encoding transposase, encoding MSIPESIKSRRPTQFGAVEIRFIGGHYYTYLVSSKWDAAKGRPQKVTGKSIGKITEADGFIPNTNGLRLMQEMRLMPDVAPSVKNYGAYEVLQQLTPDLSDSLRKYFPDSFREIRTLSLIRLVDKISSAKMIQPLFLDSYMSDICGDISISEGSVRKFIAGLGSKQDRIDAFMKSQVMPGTTLLFDGTSIFTKSADSLAAKGYNPDHSLDPQARLLYVFEKDSHKPVFYRVVQGSIVDKSAFMDTVNAAGCSDCIIIADKGFYSKPNVSALLNAGMRYILPLQENTVNVEPEFYQNPSDGKWDNVFSYNKRAVWCRKRRSGNRGNFIYTFRDDSRRAELVGHFVERAEKDYGEEERRPKDVVNEVRMGYFSFCSNLDVEPREIYLDYKERWDIEQCFDYLKNSVSTNASHAHTDDYFRGWAFLNHVSLLYYYGLLNAVRNTKLDDRYSAEDVLKLTKNIYRVDTGDKEGIRISAIQKKTQAILDTLGVDLLRKK
- a CDS encoding DNA-processing protein DprA, whose product is MDKYGISLIIKENEAYPKRFAGIADIPVLLYVKGNLRINEYSGSVGIVGARMCSREGRERAIHLGRQAAIGHRAVISGMAKGIDAYAHTAALKENGYTIAVMGTGPEVCYPPEHRALYDTIAESGCIVSEYAPGTKPAKYLFPRRNRIIAALSDELYVIDAGRNSGTRSTVAFCERYGRRVRALPEINQSEEKR
- a CDS encoding IS91 family transposase — its product is MSTECTIQDVFNRFYPDYVKTHELSAAQRKVAYHIRNCKTGAFGINISVCEDCGCISVHYNSCRDRCCPMCQEFPKEKWVDARREDVLDAPYFHVVFTVPEELNPVIYSNQKLLYDALYHASSDTLRELASDSKYLGADIGYICILHTWGSEMNFHPHIHAVVLGGGLDPKNQWKDTGEEFFLPIRVVSRLFRGKYLAELKHLWEDGKLEFHGSAECFKNHYAFKDLLDSCYKKEWIPYCKKPFDGAESVIKYLGKYTHRIAISNYRIKSMTDSTVTFTAKDYKNQGQWKEVTITGEEFMRRFLMHVPPKRFVRIRHYGLLSSRNKNRKITLCRNLLGGKKYLSRLKNLDGPAIIRLLYNKDVCKCSSCGGRIIPIGADPSLFRPEPHLLC
- a CDS encoding YifB family Mg chelatase-like AAA ATPase codes for the protein MATVVKSMATAGVDGFMVEIEVSTLKGQQQMLSVIGLPDQAIKEAGERIQAAIETCGYDIPKDKVIISLAPGNKKKRGSHFDLGMTIALLFQTDQIAPKNLADYAFIGELALDGRIRPCNGVLSMVTEAKKCGVKAVVVPFDNREEASSVSGIRICPVKTLPDTVRFLAGKLDLYKETASEDQIMRTDQSASAGSLAERHGLDFSDVRGQDDLIEAIVLGAAGGHNILMIGEPGCGKTMIAQRIPTILPEMSEKESLEVTKIHSISGLLEAGDGLIRERPFRAPHHNVSLNALIGGGSYAQPGEVSLAHNGVLFLDEIAEFSRGTLDALRQPMEDKRVTISRVNGTNSYPANFMLVAAMNPCPCGYYPSKRCRCSDYEILHYRSKISGPILERIDIQKSVVHVDYFELSEKRSSCSSKELREKVERARKIQQERFRNDKEVSCNAQMTSSMIQKYCKLDAECTEILKTASEKYGYSARVIHKLLRLARTSADIDGAEMIRREDIIRVLHCRDLDVSSSQMYAIT
- a CDS encoding tyrosine-type recombinase/integrase encodes the protein MYEDIFTPIRNEAQKRNLKESTINAYCNSVDYFLRTINKDVSALTTDDVDAFLTEKRLSGLAPRTYNHYHSSIRFFYKRILKMNWDDEDIPRMKLDRSLPTVLSRDEIQSIIDHTPNLKHKAIIATMYSSGLRVSEVVHLHYDDISRANRTIHVRESKSRRDRYTILSDRNLDLLTEYWFKCGKPRDILFPSSWTGTYLDKNSINQYFKKSAERAGITKKVTSHCCRHSFASHLFEDGVDIKYIQALLGHVDPKSTEVYIHVSNKSLLGIRSPYDLHKGGEA
- a CDS encoding transposase produces the protein MAESMRKYMELSPSIKRMDSMMIESNIRKMGRLELLYTCISNLVKELHRDGKVELLEGLEHYADPNDRNRVIYHDQDIPQAERLQKVIDDAASLLPKCAEDYADSEDYQLLERAIQEQTKKDDDGHIVPKGKGDGMDSSSLQNPADPDATYRMKAGKAHRGYSANITETVDANGSLVTDYQYDSNTRSDVDYLRETIENAEPSEETTALIADGAYASEELAAQAAEKNIGLLTTGLRGRKPREILTLFKLSEDGQTVAECPEGHAPRSSSYIRQTNSIRAAFPRCCCENCPHRKECNVKIKTRTAVLIISLGALAHTEEAIRRKDDETVKLIGRIRNGVETVPSVLRRKYRVDSMPVRGRLKTKVFFSLKMFALNFTKLLLHERGLEKCRAL